In Oryza sativa Japonica Group chromosome 2, ASM3414082v1, the following are encoded in one genomic region:
- the LOC4329042 gene encoding small ribosomal subunit protein eS1-like, with protein MAVGKNKRISKGRKGSKKKTVDPFSKKDWYDIKAPTVFSVRNIGKTLVSRTQGTKIASEGLKHRVFEVSLADLQNDEDQAYRKVRLRAEDVQGRNVLTNFWGMSFTTDKLRSLVKKWQTLIEAHVDVKTTDNYMLRLFCIGFTKRRPNQVKRTCYAQASQIRQIRRKMVEIMANQASTCDLKELVSKFIPEVIGKEIEKSTSSIFPLQNVFIRKVKILKAPKFDLGKLMEVHGDYKEDVGMKLDRPAETDEAVAGEVAAAE; from the exons ATGGCCGTGGGCAAGAACAAGAGGATCTCCAAGGGCAGGAAGGGCAGCAAGAAGAAGAC CGTCGATCCCTTTTCCAAGAAGGATTGGTACGACATCAAGGCGCCGACCGTGTTCTCCGTCCGCAACATCGGCAAGACCCTCGTCTCCAGGACCCAGGGGACCAag ATTGCATCTGAGGGTCTCAAGCATCGTGTCTTTGAAGTCTCCTTGGCGGATCTTCAGAATGACGAGGATCAGGCTTACAGGAAGGTTAGACTTCGTGCTGAGGATGTTCAGGGGAGGAATGTCCTCACGAATTTCTGG GGCATGAGTTTTACCACGGACAAACTTAGGTCCTTGGTCAAGAAATGGCAAACATTGATTGAAGCCCATGTGGATGTTAAGACCACAGATAACTACATGCTCCGCCTGTTTTGCATTGGTTTCACCAAGCGCCGCCCAAATCAGGTGAAGCGTACCTGTTACGCTCAGGCTAGCCAGATCCGGCAG ATCCGCCGGAAGATGGTTGAGATCATGGCCAACCAGGCATCAACATGTGACTTGAAAGAACTGGTTTCAAAATTCATCCCTGAAGTCATTGGAAAGGAGATCGAGAAGTCAACTTCAAGTATATTCCCTCTCCAAAATGTGTTCATCCGCAAGGTGAAGATCTTGAAGGCACCGAAGTTTGATCTTGGGAAGTTGATGGAG GTACACGGTGACTACAAGGAAGATGTCGGTATGAAGCTGGACAGGCCTGCTGAGACTGACGAGGCGGTGGCAGGGGAGGTTGCAGCAGCTGAGTAG